GGGGGGAACTTCCACCAGCGGATACGCGTCCGCGCTTCTTCGGCTCGACGCGGTTCTTTCGGTCCGCCACTCGCTGATGCTCCGGTTCAACGGACAGCAGTCCAGCTTTCCCGGAGCCAATTCGCCCGCCGCGGCAGCCGGAACGGGAATCAACATGCGCGGATCCGAGTTCGGAATCCTCGCGCAACTCAGTTCCGGCTCAGGCACGCTTGCCCATGAACTGAACGTGCATGTGGCGAGCACGGCCAGACGCTGGGCAGAGACCGACCGTGCCCCGACTGGACTGGTGAACGTCGCGTCCGAAGACGGACAAGGCCAGACATCGCTCGTGACACTCCGGTTCGCTGGAGGAGGGTTCGACCCTCGGGACACGCGACAGCGGCGCTGGACGATTTCGGACCAGTTCGTCGCGGTCACCTCCAACCGCGAGCACCGGCTGCGCCTGGGAGGCGAAGTGGGGGGACAGGAGGACCGGGTGGAAGCCGGCCCTTCACGGGGCACGTTCACGTTCGCGAGCCTGTCGGACCTGGAGGTCGGGCGGCCAGCGTCATACATCCGTTCGCTGGAGACCGATCCGCGGCGAACGTCGGCCGTCCGGACTGCTTTCTACGCGGATGACCACTGGCGGCCAGGCCCCTTCGATCTGGACTACGGATTCCGGCTGGAGCGTACGACGTTCTCCAGCGAAGCGGCCGACCCCGGGATCGAAGCACGCTTCGGCCGGCGCGCCGGGGAGATCCCCTCTGCCTGGATCTTCAGCCCCCGCCTGGGCTTTTCCATCGAGCGCCGCATGCCGTGGGACCGCGGTGAACAGGGAAGCACCAATATCCAGGGCGGGATCGGTGCCTTCTCCGGCGAGCTTCCCTTCGCGGCACTCGGGTCCGCGCTCACGCAGACGGGAAGACCCGGCACGGCCGAGCTCGTCTGCGCGGGACCAGCGGCACCGAGCCCCGCGTGGGATGCGTACCGCGCAAACCCGGGTTCGGTGCCCTCCAGCTGCGCGGATGGTTCGTCGGTCTTGGCCGGCGCTGTGCCCCATGCAACCACGTTCAGTCGCGGGTTCGTCTTCCCGAGGGCTTGGCGCGCATCGCTCCACGGGCAGGGTCTGCTTCAGAACGGCGTGATCTGGAGCGCGTCGGGAAGCTGGGTCCGCGGCTTCCGGCAGCCGGTCGCGGTGGACCGTAATCTCCGATCCGAGGCATACTTCACCAACGGCGCCGAGGAGGGGCGGAGGGTGTTCGTTCCGGTTGAAGCGGTTGATCCGGCGACCGGAGTGGCGTCCATTGTCGCGTCGCGCCGCTTCCCGGAGTTCGGGACGGTGCGCGAGATCAGCGCCGGCGGGCGGTCCCGAACCGCGCAGATGACCGCCACGGCCTCCCGGTTCTTTGGCCCGCTGGGCTTTATGGGGCCGTGGCGCGCCGAGGCCGGGTACACCTGGACCGCTGCCCGGGAAAGCATCAGCCCGCTCGATGTTCCGGGGCGTGGAAACTCGAGCACGGCATCGGATCCATTTCAGGCAGAGTGGGCGCCCGCCCCCTACGCGTCGCGCCACGCGCTGAATGGGTTTGCGGAGTGGAGAATGTCCGGCTGGCTGAGCGTGGGGCTGATCGGCCGGGCTTCATCAGGCCGGCCGTTTACGCCCATGGTACGCGGAGATGTAAACGGGGATGGGCTGAACAACGACAGAGCTTTCGTGTTTGACCCCGGCCAGGCGACGGAACGATCACGCGAAGCGGAAGGGATGGAGACGCTGCTGGGCAGCGCTCCTGCCGGGGTCCGTGACTGTCTTCGGGGGCAGATCGGCCGGATTGCCGGCCACAACAGCTGCAGGACGGCCTGGTCCACCAGCCTGGATCTGAACGCGCGCCTGCAGTTCGGCCGAACGATAGACGGGTCATCGCACAAGCGCACGACGTTGTGGCTTTCGGCCCGGAACGTCACCGCGGGGCTGGACCGCCTGCTCAACGGATCGGCGGGGCTGCGCGGTTGGGGGCAGCCGCTTGCCGCAGACAACGTTCTCCTGCAGGTGCGGGAATTCGACCCCGTGAGCCGCACCTTCCGCTACGACGTAAATTCGCGGTTTGGCCAACCAGCGGGCGCCAGCATGCTCAACCGCGCGCCGCTGGCCGTGAGCCTTCAGGTCCGGGTGGTTCTGGGCAGCGACCGGGTTCTGGCATCGTTCCGTGAGGCGACCATCGCGGCGGCGCGCCGGGATCCGGCGCTGGAGACCGCGAACCTCCGGCTGAACATCGAGCAGCAGCTTCCCAACATCCCCGGAGAGGTGCTCAAAAGGAATCTGCCGGACGAACTG
The genomic region above belongs to Longimicrobium terrae and contains:
- a CDS encoding TonB-dependent receptor; amino-acid sequence: MNVPGRLSRFWAGAVLVCALVLLSTPALGQRRVWLAGRLSGPDGTPARVARVQVTNDGGVTVAAETDTLGGYRVQLPVPSGHFLISVDAPGHEPATRVIADPGAGSEGVTADFILAVRTVGLEPVRVVVARLTVAGATQWTPGSVDQSRLGVTLRTEPLGTDPLSDATDRQVGMSRVPAEGGTGFSIAGQSPDQTRLTMDGADLGNAAVPREAIRSADVVTNTYDVARGRFTGGQVEVRTQRAGNRWGATVRGDRRDPRFTLGGSGPQLRMSHVGMDAGGGGALVRDRLFVFGAASTRRTAEPNSSLGTLDPAGLALLGIDADSARRFLQVTRTIRPEQEGGTSTSGYASALLRLDAVLSVRHSLMLRFNGQQSSFPGANSPAAAAGTGINMRGSEFGILAQLSSGSGTLAHELNVHVASTARRWAETDRAPTGLVNVASEDGQGQTSLVTLRFAGGGFDPRDTRQRRWTISDQFVAVTSNREHRLRLGGEVGGQEDRVEAGPSRGTFTFASLSDLEVGRPASYIRSLETDPRRTSAVRTAFYADDHWRPGPFDLDYGFRLERTTFSSEAADPGIEARFGRRAGEIPSAWIFSPRLGFSIERRMPWDRGEQGSTNIQGGIGAFSGELPFAALGSALTQTGRPGTAELVCAGPAAPSPAWDAYRANPGSVPSSCADGSSVLAGAVPHATTFSRGFVFPRAWRASLHGQGLLQNGVIWSASGSWVRGFRQPVAVDRNLRSEAYFTNGAEEGRRVFVPVEAVDPATGVASIVASRRFPEFGTVREISAGGRSRTAQMTATASRFFGPLGFMGPWRAEAGYTWTAARESISPLDVPGRGNSSTASDPFQAEWAPAPYASRHALNGFAEWRMSGWLSVGLIGRASSGRPFTPMVRGDVNGDGLNNDRAFVFDPGQATERSREAEGMETLLGSAPAGVRDCLRGQIGRIAGHNSCRTAWSTSLDLNARLQFGRTIDGSSHKRTTLWLSARNVTAGLDRLLNGSAGLRGWGQPLAADNVLLQVREFDPVSRTFRYDVNSRFGQPAGASMLNRAPLAVSLQVRVVLGSDRVLASFREATIAAARRDPALETANLRLNIEQQLPNIPGEVLKRNLPDELRLSPQQAMALQSAADSIGERLGPVLDALAAQVAATGPGGAGLRQPLFQDLVRRATGLRRSGLEITRGILTQEQWVRLPSRLRTVSRTFAPYPPQRLVSPAGF